One Tachysurus vachellii isolate PV-2020 chromosome 8, HZAU_Pvac_v1, whole genome shotgun sequence genomic window carries:
- the cog3 gene encoding conserved oligomeric Golgi complex subunit 3 isoform X1, giving the protein MMTLNVDVSDKMASKEQSVPELPDKETREKLAVWDRSSEATAPLTDRQTDSVLEIRSAAETLPVPTELPIEDLCVLSSRSLLSPFTAAVPASTEDVLMKGFQMLQLENDRIETAQQFFSWFSKLHTHMDQEEGAKYRATRECLSCYQEQCDAILTDVNEALNHLDSLKKQYLFVSTKTGTLHEACEQLLKEQSELVDLAESIQQKLSYFNELENINTKLNSPTLTVNSESFIPTLSKLDDCIEYVSSHPNFKDYPVYLTKFRQCLSRALHLLKTHIINTLQNLTNQLAKRDPVAAANVDNVFTLFYVKFRAAAPKLRTLIEQIEQRSGKIPEYQQLLDDVHQCYLDQREVLLAPSIKSTLTELTGQNNKDHCALVRSGCAFMVHVCQDEHQLYNEFFSKSTVKLDELLEKLCMSLYDVLRPLIIHVVHLETLSELCSILKNEMLEDHVHNNAVQLCAFDTVVKQMLEDVQERLVYRTHIYIQTDITGYNPAPGDLAYPDKLQMMEKIAQSLKEEQGKLDTSFSNVQLEESDSRKIEITGGVSPADLHGMWYPTVRRTLLCLSKLYRCFDRAVFQGLSQEALSGCTLSLLKASEVICKNKSQIDGQLFLIKHLLIIREQIAPFHTDFAIKEISLDLKKTRDAAFKILNPKAVAKFFHLNSHNAILEFLLEGTPEIKEHYVDSKKDVDRHLKSSCEQFIQQQTSMFMGNLEDFFTKVSALKEMVVEGGPNYQLSQQPWAQPAKINDLVMSTYRVMKNKLPLTLQSMTLYLANKDTEFILFKPVRNNIQKMFMKLHTLLQEEYSGEDLQIIACPSMEQINLLLSLSK; this is encoded by the exons ATGATGACGTTGAATGTTGATGTAAGCGACAAGATGGCGTCCAAGGAGCAGAGTGTCCCGGAACTCCCGGATAAAGAGACGCGGGAGAAGCTCGCTGTGTGGGACCGGAGCTCTGAGGCCACGGCGCCgctcacagacaggcagacggaCTCGGTCCTGGAGATCCGCTCCGCCGCTGAGACGCTCCCCGTCCCCACAGAG CTGCCGATCGAGGATTTGTGTGTCCTATCTTCTCGTTCTCTACTCTCTCCGTTCACGGCCGCTGTTCCTGCCTCCACGGAGGATGTGCTGATGAAGGGGTTCCAGATGCTGCAGCTGGAGAACGACCGAATTGAGACGGCTCAGCAG TTTTTCTCCTGGTTCTCCAAACTGCACACTCACATGGACCAAGAAGAAGGAGCCAAATACAG agcAACACGGGAGTGTTTGAGCTGTTATCAGGAGCAGTGTGACGCTATTCTAACAGACGTTAATGAGGCTCTGAATCATTTAGACTCTCTAaagaaacaatatttatttgtttctacaAAGACAGGAACGCTACATGAGGCCTGTGAACAGCTACTGAAGgagcag TCAGAACTGGTGGACTTGGCTGAAAGCATCCAGCAGAAACTTTCCTACTTTAATGAACTGGAGAACATAAACACG AAACTGAACTCTCCCACGTTAACTGTGAACAGCGAGAGTTTCATACCGACGCTTTCCAAACTAGACGACTGCATCGAATACGTCTCATCACAC cCGAACTTTAAGGATTATCCGGTTTATCTCACTAAGTTCAGACAGTGCTTGTCCAGAGCTTTGCATCTCCTGAAGACTCACATCATCAACACGTTACAAAACCTCACAAATCAGCTCGCCAAGCGG GACCCTGTGGCTGCGGCGAACGTGGACAACGTCTTCACGCTCTTCTACGTGAAATTCCGAGCAGCAGCACCAAAGctcaga ACGTTAATCGAGCAGATCGAACAGCGGTCAGGGAAAATCCCAGA GTATCAGCAGCTCCTGGATGATGTCCATCAGTGTTATTTGGATCAGAGAGAAGTTCTGCTCGCTCCCAGCATTAAGTCCACCCTCACAGAGCTGACAGGacagaacaacaaggaccactGTGCTCTA gtgCGCAGTGGCTGTGCTTTCATGGTACACGTGTGTCAAGACGAACATCAGCTTTATAACGAATTCTTCTCCAAATCAACAGTCAAGCTAGA CGAGCTGCTAGAGAAGCTCTGCATGTCTCTGTATGATGTTCTGCGGCCGCTTATCATCCACGTGGTCCACCTGGAGACTCTGTCGGAACTCTGCAGCATTTTAAAGAACGAGATGCTGGAGGATCACGTGCACAACAACG cagtgcaGTTGTGTGCTTTTGACACTGTGGTGAAACAGATGCTGGAGGATGTTCAGGAACGACTTGTCTACAGGACACACATCTACATCCAGACAGACATCACTGGGTACAATCCAGCACCAGGAGACCTCGCCTACCCTGACAAGCTGCAGATGAtggag AAAATTGCTCAGTCTCTGAAAGAGGAGCAGGGGAAACTCGACACCTCCTTCAGCAATGTCCAGCTGGAGGAATCTGATTCCAGGAAGATCGAAATTACGG GAGGTGTTTCTCCTGCTGATCTTCATGGAATGTGGTATCCAACAGTCAGACGCACGTTATTGTGTTTATCTAAACTCTACCGCTGTTTTGAT AGGGCCGTTTTTCAGGGTTTGTCTCAGGAAGCGTTGTCAGGGTGTACGCTGTCTCTGCTTAAAGCTTCTGAAGTCATCTGCAAGAACAAG AGTCAGATCGATGGGCAGCTCTTCCTCATCAAGCACCTCCTCATAATAAGAGAGCAGATCGCACCTTTTCACACTGATTTTGCCATTAAAGAAATCTCACTGGACCTGAAGAAAACCAGAG ACGCTGCTTTTAAGATCCTGAACCCCAAAGCTGTGGCTAAATTCTTCCATCTCAACAGCCACAATGCCATCCTGGAGTTCCTGCTCGAG gGAACTCCAGAGATCAAAGAGCACTACGTTGACTCGAAGAAGGACGTGGACCGGCACCTGAAATCCAGCTGTGAGCAATTTATTCAGCAGCAGACTTCTATGTTTATGGGAAATCTGGAGGACTTTTTCACCAAG GTGTCTGCGTTGAAGGAAATGGTGGTTGAAGGAGGGCCGAATTACCAGCTCTCTCAGCAGCCCTGGGCTCAGCCTG caaaGATTAACGACCTAGTGATGTCGACATATCGGGTGATGAAGAATAAGCTGCCGCTGACGTTACAGAGCATGACGTTGTACCTGGCGAACAAAGACACAGAGTTTATCCTGTTCAAACCAGTcagg AATAACATCCAGAAGATGTTCATGAAGCTCCACACACTGCTGCAGGAGGAGTACAGTGGAGAGGACCTGCAGATCATCGCCTGTCCCTCCATGGAACAG ATCAATCTGTTGCTGTCGCTGAGTAAATGA
- the slitrk5b gene encoding SLIT and NTRK-like protein 5, which yields MKVYVTALSFITISICFTETFDVYEEVCGRICVCEEKDGISITSCERRGIVSLSEVGFLRFNTHHLFLTGNLLKKLSFDDFSHYDGLRILHLGSNDIAEIETGAFNGLSILKRLHLNNNRIEVLRDDTFTGLESLEYLQVDNNYIRRIESNTFSGLRCLDVLILNDNLLGSLPQNVFQSVSLTHLDLRGNQLKVLSYHGLLEHLSKIVEIQLEENPWNCTCELIGLKGWLESISYTALAGDVVCETPFRLHGRDLDVISKQELCPRRAVAEYEIGAEGFHKPEAIASSNIVRATQPTRSSRQSGKLRTRPTPRVSSSNPKNYGPVAAYQTKSPVSLECPTVCSCNLQISDLGLNVNCQEKKIECISDLNPKPYNPKKMYLTGNYINSLHSSDFVDTTGLDLLHLGNNRISIIHSKTFAELHNLRRLYLNGNLIERLTDDMFSGLERLQFLYLEYNVIREIEPATFVQVPNLQLLFLNNNLLKTLPLGVFMGSNLARLNLRNNHLRYVPVDGVLADLMSLVQIDLFENPWDCSCLIVEMKKWLEELSSGTVVNDVICESPTKFTGEDLRSVHPSELCPVVSKSQTSLLPPSEESFPGSTVTLKTTLDYNPLDPTVPLSVLILTLLLIFIATVFITAGLFTMFKIKRHKKNKSKNTDSRSFDIIYVDRPIAKIRTSAGHIYEYVPTLPVSKCPSDVVLEERYSDFEEQHALSYNSDEELRSIVNSSEFSASNRPSPLQDHNLFYRDILGRSHQGTCRSGLPCKHNTTLYSSDYITPQYLHSERIQQTVMYMKPNSAEYWELKAQPKFEPDYLEVHEKRTAFSQF from the coding sequence ATGAAAGTCTACGTAACGGCGCTCTCATTTATCACCATATCGATCTGTTTTACTGAGACGTTTGATGTTTATGAGGAGGTTTGTGGAAGAATTTGTGTTTGCGAAGAAAAAGATGGAATTTCGATAACCAGCTGTGAAAGACGAGGAATCGTGAGTCTCTCTGAAGTCGGATTTCTGCGCTtcaacacacatcatctgtttcTCACAGGAAATCTGCTAAAAAAACTTTCGTTTGATGATTTCTCACATTATGATGGACTCAGGATTTTACACCTGGGCAGTAATGACATAGCTGAAATAGAGACCGGGGCTTTTAATGGACTCAGCATACTAAAGCGCTTACACTTAAACAACAACAGGATCGAGGTGCTCAGAGATGATACTTTTACTGGCCTGGAAAGTCTAGAATACCTTCAAGTGGACAATAATTACATTCGCCGCATTGAGTCGAACACCTTCAGTGGGTTACGTTGTCTGGACGTGCTGATTTTGAACGATAACTTGCTGGGTTCCTTGCCCCAAAATGTTTTTCAATCTGTTTCTTTGACCCACCTAGATCTCAGAGGGAACCAGCTTAAGGTTCTTTCTTATCATGGACTTCTTGAACATTTATCCAAAATTGTGGAAATACAACTAGAAGAGAATCCTTGGAACTGTACTTGTGAGCTTATTGGCCTCAAAGGCTGGCTGGAAAGCATATCATACACGGCGTTAGCAGGAGACGTAGTGTGTGAAACGCCTTTCCGGCTTCACGGAAGGGACCTCGACGTGATCTCCAAGCAGGAGCTATGCCCAAGAAGAGCCGTAGCTGAATATGAAATAGGTGCCGAAGGATTTCACAAACCTGAAGCGATCGCTTCTTCAAATATTGTCCGTGCTACACAACCCACGAGGAGCAGCCGTCAGTCAGGGAAGCTGCGTACCAGACCGACACCGAGGGTTTCATCCAGCAATCCAAAGAACTATGGGCCAGTGGCAGCATACCAAACCAAATCTCCAGTCTCTCTTGAGTGTCCCACCGTATGCTCCTGTAATCTCCAAATTTCAGATCTCGGCTTGAACGTGAACTGCCAAGAGAAGAAAATTGAATGTATCTCGGATCTGAATCCCAAACCATATAATCCAAAAAAGATGTACCTCACAGGAAACTACATCAACTCTTTACACAGTTCAGATTTTGTGGACACTACGGGCTTGGATCTGCTTCACTTGGGCAATAATCGGATATCCATCATTCATAGCAAAACATTTGCAGAGTTACATAATTTACGgagactttatttaaacggcAACTTAATAGAGCGTCTTACGGACGATATGTTCTCGGGCTTAGAGCGTCTCCAGTTTCTCTACTTGGAGTACAACGTGATCAGAGAAATAGAACCTGCGACCTTTGTGCAAGTACCCAATCTTCAACTTTTATTCCTCAACAATAACCTTCTCAAAACTTTGCCACTGGGAGTTTTCATGGGTTCAAACTTGGCACGGTTGAATCTGCGCAACAATCACCTACGATATGTGCCAGTGGATGGCGTTTTGGCAGATTTGATGTCTTTGGTGCAGATAGATCTGTTCGAGAACCCCTGGGATTGCTCCTGCTTAATTGTGGAAATGAAAAAATGGCTGGAGGAGCTCAGTTCTGGAACCGTGGTGAACGATGTGATTTGTGAATCGCCAACAAAATTCACTGGAGAGGATTTACGCTCGGTTCATCCCTCTGAACTTTGTCCTGTTGTGTCTAAAAGTCAAACTTCCCTGCTTCCACCATCAGAAGAATCCTTCCCAGGCAGCACTGTTACATTAAAGACAACGCTGGATTACAATCCGCTAGATCCCACGGTTCCTCTCTCCGTGCTCATTCTCACTTTGCTCCTTATTTTCATTGCGACTGTATTCATTACCGCTGGCCTGTTCACGATGTTCAAGATAAAACGCCACAAAAAGAACAAGAGTAAAAACACAGACTCCAGGTCTTTCGACATCATTTATGTTGACAGACCAATAGCAAAGATCAGAACTTCGGCAGGTCACATTTATGAATATGTCCCTACTCTTCCAGTGTCTAAGTGTCCATCAGATGTTGTTCTGGAAGAAAGGTACAGTGATTTTGAGGAACAACATGCTTTGTCATACAACTCGGATGAGGAACTGAGAAGCATCGTAAACAGTTCAGAGTTTAGTGCAAGTAACAGACCTTCACCTCTACAAGACCATAATCTTTTTTATCGAGACATCCTGGGAAGAAGCCACCAAGGCACCTGTAGGTCCGGTTTACCGtgcaaacacaatacaacactgTATTCGTCTGATTATATCACACCTCAGTATTTACATTCAGAACGAATACAACAAACAGTGATGTACATGAAGCCCAACAGTGCTGAATACTGGGAGTTAAAAGCACAGCCGAAGTTTGAGCCTGATTATCTGGAAGTTCACGAGAAAAGGACAGCATTCAGTCAGTTCTGA
- the cog3 gene encoding conserved oligomeric Golgi complex subunit 3 isoform X2: MMTLNVDVSDKMASKEQSVPELPDKETREKLAVWDRSSEATAPLTDRQTDSVLEIRSAAETLPVPTELPIEDLCVLSSRSLLSPFTAAVPASTEDVLMKGFQMLQLENDRIETAQQFFSWFSKLHTHMDQEEGAKYRATRECLSCYQEQCDAILTDVNEALNHLDSLKKQYLFVSTKTGTLHEACEQLLKEQSELVDLAESIQQKLSYFNELENINTKLNSPTLTVNSESFIPTLSKLDDCIEYVSSHPNFKDYPVYLTKFRQCLSRALHLLKTHIINTLQNLTNQLAKRDPVAAANVDNVFTLFYVKFRAAAPKLRTLIEQIEQRSGKIPEYQQLLDDVHQCYLDQREVLLAPSIKSTLTELTGQNNKDHCALVRSGCAFMVHVCQDEHQLYNEFFSKSTVKLDELLEKLCMSLYDVLRPLIIHVVHLETLSELCSILKNEMLEDHVHNNVQLCAFDTVVKQMLEDVQERLVYRTHIYIQTDITGYNPAPGDLAYPDKLQMMEKIAQSLKEEQGKLDTSFSNVQLEESDSRKIEITGGVSPADLHGMWYPTVRRTLLCLSKLYRCFDRAVFQGLSQEALSGCTLSLLKASEVICKNKSQIDGQLFLIKHLLIIREQIAPFHTDFAIKEISLDLKKTRDAAFKILNPKAVAKFFHLNSHNAILEFLLEGTPEIKEHYVDSKKDVDRHLKSSCEQFIQQQTSMFMGNLEDFFTKVSALKEMVVEGGPNYQLSQQPWAQPAKINDLVMSTYRVMKNKLPLTLQSMTLYLANKDTEFILFKPVRNNIQKMFMKLHTLLQEEYSGEDLQIIACPSMEQINLLLSLSK; the protein is encoded by the exons ATGATGACGTTGAATGTTGATGTAAGCGACAAGATGGCGTCCAAGGAGCAGAGTGTCCCGGAACTCCCGGATAAAGAGACGCGGGAGAAGCTCGCTGTGTGGGACCGGAGCTCTGAGGCCACGGCGCCgctcacagacaggcagacggaCTCGGTCCTGGAGATCCGCTCCGCCGCTGAGACGCTCCCCGTCCCCACAGAG CTGCCGATCGAGGATTTGTGTGTCCTATCTTCTCGTTCTCTACTCTCTCCGTTCACGGCCGCTGTTCCTGCCTCCACGGAGGATGTGCTGATGAAGGGGTTCCAGATGCTGCAGCTGGAGAACGACCGAATTGAGACGGCTCAGCAG TTTTTCTCCTGGTTCTCCAAACTGCACACTCACATGGACCAAGAAGAAGGAGCCAAATACAG agcAACACGGGAGTGTTTGAGCTGTTATCAGGAGCAGTGTGACGCTATTCTAACAGACGTTAATGAGGCTCTGAATCATTTAGACTCTCTAaagaaacaatatttatttgtttctacaAAGACAGGAACGCTACATGAGGCCTGTGAACAGCTACTGAAGgagcag TCAGAACTGGTGGACTTGGCTGAAAGCATCCAGCAGAAACTTTCCTACTTTAATGAACTGGAGAACATAAACACG AAACTGAACTCTCCCACGTTAACTGTGAACAGCGAGAGTTTCATACCGACGCTTTCCAAACTAGACGACTGCATCGAATACGTCTCATCACAC cCGAACTTTAAGGATTATCCGGTTTATCTCACTAAGTTCAGACAGTGCTTGTCCAGAGCTTTGCATCTCCTGAAGACTCACATCATCAACACGTTACAAAACCTCACAAATCAGCTCGCCAAGCGG GACCCTGTGGCTGCGGCGAACGTGGACAACGTCTTCACGCTCTTCTACGTGAAATTCCGAGCAGCAGCACCAAAGctcaga ACGTTAATCGAGCAGATCGAACAGCGGTCAGGGAAAATCCCAGA GTATCAGCAGCTCCTGGATGATGTCCATCAGTGTTATTTGGATCAGAGAGAAGTTCTGCTCGCTCCCAGCATTAAGTCCACCCTCACAGAGCTGACAGGacagaacaacaaggaccactGTGCTCTA gtgCGCAGTGGCTGTGCTTTCATGGTACACGTGTGTCAAGACGAACATCAGCTTTATAACGAATTCTTCTCCAAATCAACAGTCAAGCTAGA CGAGCTGCTAGAGAAGCTCTGCATGTCTCTGTATGATGTTCTGCGGCCGCTTATCATCCACGTGGTCCACCTGGAGACTCTGTCGGAACTCTGCAGCATTTTAAAGAACGAGATGCTGGAGGATCACGTGCACAACAACG tgcaGTTGTGTGCTTTTGACACTGTGGTGAAACAGATGCTGGAGGATGTTCAGGAACGACTTGTCTACAGGACACACATCTACATCCAGACAGACATCACTGGGTACAATCCAGCACCAGGAGACCTCGCCTACCCTGACAAGCTGCAGATGAtggag AAAATTGCTCAGTCTCTGAAAGAGGAGCAGGGGAAACTCGACACCTCCTTCAGCAATGTCCAGCTGGAGGAATCTGATTCCAGGAAGATCGAAATTACGG GAGGTGTTTCTCCTGCTGATCTTCATGGAATGTGGTATCCAACAGTCAGACGCACGTTATTGTGTTTATCTAAACTCTACCGCTGTTTTGAT AGGGCCGTTTTTCAGGGTTTGTCTCAGGAAGCGTTGTCAGGGTGTACGCTGTCTCTGCTTAAAGCTTCTGAAGTCATCTGCAAGAACAAG AGTCAGATCGATGGGCAGCTCTTCCTCATCAAGCACCTCCTCATAATAAGAGAGCAGATCGCACCTTTTCACACTGATTTTGCCATTAAAGAAATCTCACTGGACCTGAAGAAAACCAGAG ACGCTGCTTTTAAGATCCTGAACCCCAAAGCTGTGGCTAAATTCTTCCATCTCAACAGCCACAATGCCATCCTGGAGTTCCTGCTCGAG gGAACTCCAGAGATCAAAGAGCACTACGTTGACTCGAAGAAGGACGTGGACCGGCACCTGAAATCCAGCTGTGAGCAATTTATTCAGCAGCAGACTTCTATGTTTATGGGAAATCTGGAGGACTTTTTCACCAAG GTGTCTGCGTTGAAGGAAATGGTGGTTGAAGGAGGGCCGAATTACCAGCTCTCTCAGCAGCCCTGGGCTCAGCCTG caaaGATTAACGACCTAGTGATGTCGACATATCGGGTGATGAAGAATAAGCTGCCGCTGACGTTACAGAGCATGACGTTGTACCTGGCGAACAAAGACACAGAGTTTATCCTGTTCAAACCAGTcagg AATAACATCCAGAAGATGTTCATGAAGCTCCACACACTGCTGCAGGAGGAGTACAGTGGAGAGGACCTGCAGATCATCGCCTGTCCCTCCATGGAACAG ATCAATCTGTTGCTGTCGCTGAGTAAATGA